Genomic segment of Luteolibacter sp. Y139:
AGCTTGAACTCGACCAACCGCGAAAGCTGGAGATCGCCGGACAGGGTGGACTTTTTCGATACGAGGAGAACCTTTTCGAGATTCGTTTCGGCGGCCTTCCAGTCCTTGGTGACGAAGTTGAGTTCCGCCATGTTGAAGAGGATGGAGGAGATGCCAGGGGCGAGCTTGTCCGCTTCCTTGAAGTGCTCCATCGCCTTGTCGAAATTCCGGAACTCCACCTGGCACGCGCCGAGCAGGACCTGAAGATCGGGGTGCGCCTTGAAGATCGCAGCCGCCTCGTTGGCCTTGTTGATGGCTTCGAACACGCGCTTTTGGCCGAACAGTCGCTGTCCCTCCCCCAGCTTCTTCATGAATTCCTCGCGCTGCTCCTTGGGCAGATTGGAGAACTCCTGCTCGAAGGCACGGATTTCAGTCTTGGGCTTCTCCTTCTCTTGACCGCTAACGGCGGCGACAGGCAGGAGGCAGCAGAGGAGCATCGCGATCGGTTTCATGACAGGGGATTTCGCTCGCAGGGTAGGCAGCCGGGCGAAGCCGTGCAAGCCGTGGTTTTTAGGTGGCATAGAGATGCCGTAGCCGGATGAAATTCTTCACCTCGGGATCCAGCCACGGGGTGTCGGATTCTTCACTCGCCAAGGCTTGGCGGATAGCTGTCGCGGACGCCGGGTGGGTTCCCTTGAGAAAGTGCATCGTCCATCCGGCATGGGGCTCCGGTGCGCCGTCGCGGGCGAAGACGATGAACTCCACCAGTCCCGCCAGACGCTCCGGGTTTTTCCACCGTGGCAGTGCGCGCCACTGGTCGGCACCCATCAGCCAGAAAAGCCGTGCGCCGGGAAAGCGCCGGGCCATCTCCTCCGCGGTCTCGTACGAATACGAGGGAGGGGGGCGGCTCAGGTCGAAGTCATCCACCACGGCCCAAGGCAAGTCCCGGGTCGCCAGCCGCGCCATCTCCAGTCGATCGGCGGCGGGAGCGCTGGTCACCCCGACCTTGTGGGGCGAGGTATGGCAGGGCAGGAAGCGGACCTGATCCAGCTCTAACAACTCCTTCGCCAGCCGTGCGATTTCCACGTGGCCGAGATGGATCGGATCGAAGGTCCCGCCGAAGAGCGCGATGCGGTGCGGCCCGCTCATGGCGTGCCGCGTTTTTTCATGTGGTCGCGATAGGCGGCCGGGGGCATGCCGACCATGCTGCGGAACTGTCTTGTTAGAGCGGTCTGGTCACCATAGCCGCACTCGAGCGCCACGTCGGCAATCGCCATCGGAGTTTCCGCCAGCAGCTTCGCCGCGTGGCCGATGCGGGCCTTTCTGACAAACTGGGTGGTGCTGAGCTGGAATACGCGGCGCATCCGCCGTTCGAGTTGGGTGGGCGTCAGCTTGGCGATGGCCGCCAGTTCGGCGGCCCGCAGGGGATCGTCCAAGTGATCGCGAACGTGCTCCACCACCTTGGCGATGCCTGCCAATTCGGCGTCTCCTTCGCGTGGGGCGCGGAGGTCGCGGGACACGGAGGCCAGCCCGATGATTTTTCCGTCCCGGTCGTGCAGCGGGACCTTGGTGGCGAGATACCAGCCCTGGCTGCCGTCGCGATTCAGCGAAAGCTCCAGCTGATCGACGATTTCGCGTCCTCCGACCAGGACTTCTTCATCCTGCTCGCGATAGACTTCGGCCAAGGCCCGCGGGAAGAAATCCTCTGCTCTCCGCCCGATCAGCCGCCGGGTGTCCTTGATTCCCGTGCGGTCGGCGAATCCTTGGTTCACGGCGCGGTAGCAGCGGTCGGTGTCCTTCAGGCAAAACATCACGTCGGGCAGCACCGCAAACAGCCGCTCGCAGAAGCGCGGGGAGTCCACTTTCCCGATGAAACCCGTATCGATCGCCATGGGCGGGGATTATTTCCGCCGTGCACCGGCACGCAAGGGGGAACCCGAAGTGGCTCGTTGCCATGTGACGATCATGCCGGGGGCTGGCGGGTGGTTCAGATTCTTCTATCCAGGCTTTCGTGCGATCCTCATGTTTCGATCATGATCCGGCTTTTCCTGTTACCTCTCATCTCGTTCTTCGTTCTCCCGTCAAGTGCGCTGGCTGAGGAGATAACTGACTCGATCGAAGTCGGCGGCCGCGTGTTGAGGATTCCGGCACCCGGAGGATTCGTGAGGTGCGACGGGGTGAACGCCGAGTGGGACAAGGTGATGGCGTCGATGCAGGCGCCGGCGAACCGGATGCTGGTCACCTACGGGAGCCACACCGACCAGGAAGCTATCCGCGCGGGAACTCCCGCCGACTATTCCAAGAACTTCAACATCCAGGTGATCAGCCAGCTGGAGGCGAAGGAGATTGGCACCGACACTTTCGCGGGGATCAGGGACCAGACATCCGAGGAGGTGAAGTCCGCGGTGGCCAAGGTCGAGAAGGAGGTGAACAAGACCATGGCCGAGGGCAGCCGCAAGATTTCAGACCAGCTGGGCGTGGATACCGCACTCAGTATCTCGGATACCGCCATGCTGGGGGTCTTCCAGGAGGATGCGCAATCGTTTGGATTCACCATGGCGCTGAAGCTGAAGGTCTCGACCCCGAAGGGAACGGAAGACTCGAAGTCGGTGGTGGCCGCCATGATGCAGCCTGTGAATGGACGGCTGCTCCTGTTCTACGCGACGATGCCCTATCTGAGTGAGAACGACAGGAAGGAGGCGGAGACTTCGGTCAAGGCGTGGGCCGATGCCGTTTTTGCCGCGAATCCCCAGGTCAAGGGGCCGCCGGCACGACCTGGACTTTTTGACGGGGTGGGCCGCTCCGGTTTGATCGGGGCGATTGTCGGGGGGCTGCTGGGGGTAATCTTCATGGTGAAGAAAAAGATCACGGGGTGAGCCGGAGGGCAGGGGGCGCACTCGCGCTTGCGTGAGATGTGACTCGATTGCGTCGCTCCGCAGGCTCCGGGTAGAAATTGGAAGCCCCCGGACACTAGAGGGGGGAACCGTTCCAGTGTCCGAGGGCCGTTGTCCCAATTGCATGGGGGGCTGTGCAACTATCCCTTACGGAGAAGAGCCTGTCTGATTTTTCCCCGGATGGCTAGTACGGAATCGCGTAACTCGGGAATTCCTGCCGGGAGATGAGGAAAGGCCGGACCACTCGCGCGGCCCGGCCTTTCGTACCCGTTGTTGATGGACCCAGGAAATCAGGGGGCGTCGCTCACGTCGGCGCGGAGGAATGCCTTGGGATTCGGGCTTCCGGGCGTGCCGGGCAGGCGGAAGCTGCGGTAGCTCCAGCCGGTGGACAGGCCGGGCATCCCGGAGGAGAGAGCGGGGGTGACCTCGGTGACATTGAGCAAAGTGAAGTCGCCAAGGGAAAGGGATCCCTGGATCTTGTAGATGACGTGATCGATCACATCCGAGACCAGATCGCCGGGACCATTGAACGCTGCGCCGGTGCGGACCGGCAAGGTGAGGGTGAGAGCATTCTCCACGCCCGCGCCGGGATCGACATCGGCAACCGCGAGCCGGGTCTTGCCGTCGTTGCCACCGCCGAGCGGATTTCCATCGAGGCCGAATTCGATGATGTTCTGGATGCCGTCCTTGTCGGGATCCTGAAGCTTGCCGTTGTTGGTGGCATTGAGGCCCTTGGAGGATGCCCAGGTGTCGTAGGCGGAACCGGCAGCCGCGGTCAGGGTGATGGAGGTCTGGCCGGCCACGACATCGTCGTAGTCGACGGCGAAGGTATTGGAGCCGAGAGTCAGTGTGCCGCCGTCCGGAGCATTGTTGAAGGCTCCGCTGAGCGCGCCGGTGTAGCTGGCGAGGACGAGCTTGTCGCCGATGTTCAGCGTGGCTGCGCCCAGGTCGGTGACGGTGAGGGTGCCTCCGAGTTGC
This window contains:
- a CDS encoding tetratricopeptide repeat protein, whose protein sequence is MKPIAMLLCCLLPVAAVSGQEKEKPKTEIRAFEQEFSNLPKEQREEFMKKLGEGQRLFGQKRVFEAINKANEAAAIFKAHPDLQVLLGACQVEFRNFDKAMEHFKEADKLAPGISSILFNMAELNFVTKDWKAAETNLEKVLLVSKKSTLSGDLQLSRLVEFKLLLCKLKLGKKDEAAKLAKKYDYLDDSPFPYYAEAAMAFSEGRDVEAEGAMARGGRIFANPEMIAPWQDTMVEFGYIKGFFGGDLEKGAEGE
- the nadD gene encoding nicotinate (nicotinamide) nucleotide adenylyltransferase, which produces MSGPHRIALFGGTFDPIHLGHVEIARLAKELLELDQVRFLPCHTSPHKVGVTSAPAADRLEMARLATRDLPWAVVDDFDLSRPPPSYSYETAEEMARRFPGARLFWLMGADQWRALPRWKNPERLAGLVEFIVFARDGAPEPHAGWTMHFLKGTHPASATAIRQALASEESDTPWLDPEVKNFIRLRHLYAT
- a CDS encoding AraC family transcriptional regulator — translated: MAIDTGFIGKVDSPRFCERLFAVLPDVMFCLKDTDRCYRAVNQGFADRTGIKDTRRLIGRRAEDFFPRALAEVYREQDEEVLVGGREIVDQLELSLNRDGSQGWYLATKVPLHDRDGKIIGLASVSRDLRAPREGDAELAGIAKVVEHVRDHLDDPLRAAELAAIAKLTPTQLERRMRRVFQLSTTQFVRKARIGHAAKLLAETPMAIADVALECGYGDQTALTRQFRSMVGMPPAAYRDHMKKRGTP